One region of Poecile atricapillus isolate bPoeAtr1 chromosome 8, bPoeAtr1.hap1, whole genome shotgun sequence genomic DNA includes:
- the LRRC34 gene encoding leucine-rich repeat-containing protein 34 produces MFEGAADPCNHGQLCKGSSETNSVLWGAVRSLPCPVRRSGQHRGLLATPARSLLLPARDTLPGNGLRDTLPGSGLRDTLLGNGLRDTLPGNGLRDTLLWNRLRDTLLWNGLRDTLLWNGLRDTLPGNGLRDTLPGNGLRDTLPGNGLRDTLPGNGLRDTLLWNGLRDTLLWNRLRDTLLWNGLRDTLLWNGLRDTLPGNGLRDTLPGNGLRDTLLWNRLRDTLPGNGLRDTLLWNGLRDTLPGNGLRDTLLGNGLRDTLLGNGLRDTLPGNGLRDTLLWNGLRDTLPGNGLRDTLLGNGLRDTLLGSGLRYRAQLGAARLPNSPRAGLRWLSWGQGSGGHCSESFPDRAHLYCYSDPSWLLGCQNDAVTLGFVFQQAMSVLPDLHLHYVQTCQNLSQPENPFIARVLQEADKNDEISTKGITLKLAGNNHLVPVPRVTDDDLGVLVSVLGQAAFVTGLDLAYNLLTDAGAKTLATFLQENSTLRYLNLMFNDIGTSGAELIAGALHSNQSLVHLRMTGNKIGNQGGMFFASMLKNNSTLEKLDLGDCDVGLQCLTATAIALTQNKSLKAINLNRPLLSSQQEESTVHIARMLRSNSSLVELHLGKHEMKSFGVEQLCEALYGNSSLKYLDLSCNNIICDGVKFLGKLLKKNQTLEILDLNANRIEDDGAIYLSEALSTWNRSLQVLSVVSNNITGKGLLALAHAIQSNMKLSHIYIWGNKFDKSTRVVFSELIGMGRLEQGCTDVAPYEVDGEVFLAEMSHGLGKHRYWAPRCATVAPNAANASLAILPVSEYL; encoded by the exons ATGTTTGAAGGAGCAGCTGATCCGTGTAACCATGGACAGCTTTGCAAAGGCTCCTCGGAGACCAACTCCGTGCTCTGGGGCGCGGTGAGGAGCCTGCCCTGCCCCGTCCGCAGGTCTGGGCAGCACCGGGGGCTCCTGGCAACCCCCGCCCGCTCCCTCCTGCTGCCGGCCCGGGACACCCTGCCCGGGAATGGGCTCCGGGACACCCTGCCCGGGAGCGGGCTCCGGGACACCCTGCTGGGGAATGGGCTCCGGGACACCCTGCCCGGGAATGGGCTCCGGGACACCCTGCTCTGGAATAGGCTCCGGGACACCCTGCTCTGGAATGGGCTCCGGGACACCCTGCTCTGGAATGGGCTCCGGGACACCCTGCCCGGGAATGGGCTCCGGGACACCCTGCCCGGGAATGGGCTCCGGGACACCCTGCCCGGGAATGGGCTCCGGGACACCCTGCCCGGGAATGGGCTCCGGGACACCCTGCTCTGGAATGGGCTCCGGGACACCCTGCTCTGGAATAGGCTCCGGGACACCCTGCTCTGGAATGGGCTCCGGGACACCCTGCTCTGGAATGGGCTCCGGGACACCCTGCCCGGGAATGGGCTCCGGGACACCCTGCCCGGGAATGGGCTCCGGGACACCCTGCTCTGGAATAGGCTCCGGGACACCCTGCCCGGGAATGGGCTCCGGGACACCCTGCTCTGGAATGGGCTCCGGGACACCCTGCCCGGGAATGGGCTCCGGGACACCCTGCTGGGGAATGGGCTCCGGGACACCCTGCTGGGGAATGGGCTCCGGGACACCCTGCCCGGGAATGGGCTCCGGGACACCCTGCTCTGGAATGGGCTCCGGGACACCCTGCCCGGGAATGGGCTCCGGGACACCCTGCTGGGGAATGGGCTCCGGGACACCCTGCTCGGGAGCGGGCTCCGTTACCGAGCTCAGCTCGGAGCAGCCCGGTTACCGAACTCACCCCGGGCCGGTCTccgctggctgagctggggacaggggagcgGTGGCCACTGCTCAG AATCCTTTCCAGACCGAGCCCATTTATATTGTTATTCAGATCCCTCCTGGTTGCTAGGCTGCCAAAACGATGCAGTAacacttggttttgttttccagcaggCCATGTCGGTTCTTCCAGATCTTCACCTGCATTATGTGCAGACCTGTCAAAATTTGAGCCAGCCTGAAAACCCCTTCATTGCTCGTGTGCTTCAAGAAGCTGATAAAAATGATGAAAT AAGTACAAAAGGAATCACACTAAAATTAGCTGGAAATAATCATCTGGTGCCTGTGCCGAGGGTTACAGATGACGATCTTGGAGTTCTTGTCTCTGTCTTAGGCCAAGCTGCCTTTGTCACAG GCTTGGATCTTGCCTATAATTTATTGACTGATGCTGGAGCAAAGACCTTGGCAACATTCCTCCAG GAAAACTCCACTCTGCGGTACCTGAACCTGATGTTCAATGACATTGGCACAAGTGGGGCAGAGCTGATAGCAGGAGCACTCCAT AGCAATCAAAGTCTTGTGCATCTGAGAATGACTGGAAACAAAATAGGAAACCAAGGTGGGATGTTCTTTGCTTCAATGCTAAAAAATAACTCAACCTTAGAGAAGTTGGATCTTGGAGACTGTGATGTG gGCCTGCAGTGTCTGACAGCAACAGCCATAGCACTGACTCAAAACAAATCACTCAAAGCCATAAACCTAAATCGTCCTTTGCTATCCAGCCAACAG GAAGAGTCCACAGTTCATATAGCTCGGATGTTGAGGAGTAATTCTTCTCTTGTGGAACTACATTTGGGCAAGCATGAAATGAAAAGCTTTGGTGTAGAGCAACTGTGTGAAGCCCTGTATGGAAACTCCAGCCTGAAATACCTTGACCTTAGCTG TAATAACATAATCTGTGATGGAGTGAAATTTTTGGGAAAGCTACTAAAAAAGAACCAAACCCTGGAGATCCTGGATCTTAATGCAAACCGAATAGAAGATGATGGAGCCATTTACCTGAGTGAGGCCTTGTCAACGTGGAACAGGAGTCTGCAGGT GTTGTCTGTTGTAAGCAACAATATAACTGGCAAAGGACTTTTAGCTCTTGCACATGCAATACAATCCAACATGAAACTTTCCCATATTTACATCTGGGGCAACAAATTTGATAAAAGTACCCGTGTG GTATTCTCGGAGCTGATCGGGATGGGCCgcctggagcagggctgcacagaCGTGGCTCCCTACGAGGTGGATGGTGAGGTTTTCCTGGCAGAGATGTCCCACGGGCTGGGCAAGCACCGCTACTGGGCCCCACGCTGCGCCACCGTGGCCCCCAACGCCGCCAATGCCAGCCTGGCCATCCTCCCTGTCTCGGAGTATTTGTGA
- the MYNN gene encoding myoneurin: MQYSHHCEHLLERLNKQREAGFLCDCTVVIGEFQFKAHRNVLASFSEYFGAFYRDTSDNNVVLDQSQVKADGFQKLLEFIYTGNLNLDSWNVKEIHQAADYLKVEEVVTKCKIKMEDFAFIANPSSTETSSITGNVEVNQQTCLLTLRDYNNREEKEDAAAAELVQPQAKKAALEKRSPQPKKRKKNFSPPKSTENKSLQYQNEVAENTSFEMFLDANKLATHITEQAAQGGDNSELQLAAVVASETLAAQDILAQTMAAKQKRGKPQQSCALKEHCMSNIASDKGTYQLESSGEELDQKFSKAKPVCNTCGKVFSEASSLRRHMRIHKGVKPYVCQLCGKAFTQCNQLKTHVRTHTGEKPYKCELCDKGFAQKCQLVFHSRMHHGEEKPYKCDVCNLQFATSSNLKIHARKHSGEKPYVCDRCGQRFAQASTLTYHVRRHTGEKPYVCDSCGKAFAVSSSLITHSRKHTGEKPYICGICEKSFISSGELNKHFRSHTGERPFICEMCGNSYTDIKNLKKHKTKVHTGPETSPDSTALDNSFNEQESIQSQKSPLSESIDVKPSEMSLALPLPIGTEDHQMLLPVTGSQSPSSETLLRSAVTGYSEPQFIFLQQLY; encoded by the exons ATGCAGTATTCTCATCACTGTGAGCACCTGCTGGAGAGGCTGAACAAGCAGCGAGAGGCCGGATTCCTCTGCGACTGCACCGTGGTCATCGGGGAATTCCAGTTCAAAGCACACAGGAATGTGCTCGCCTCCTTCAGCGAGTATTTCGGGGCCTTTTACAGAGACACATCTGACAACAACGTTGTCCTGGATCAGTCTCAAGTGAAAGCTGATGGATTCCAAAAGCTCCTGGAATTTATTTATACAGGAAACTTAAACCTCGACAG CTGGAATGTTAAAGAGATTCACCAGGCTGCCGACTATCTCAAAGTAGAAGAAGTGGTCACGAAATGCAAGATCAAGATGGAGGACTTTGCTTTTATTGCTAATCCCTCTTCCACAGAGACATCCAGTATCACTGGGAATGTTGAAGTGAATCAGCAGACCTGCCTCCTGACTCTCCGAGATTACAATAATcgggaggagaaggaagatgctgctgctgcagagctggttCAACCACAGGCAAAGAAAGCAGCTTTAGAAAAGAGATCTCCTCAACCCAAAAAGCGAAAGAAGAATTTCAGCCCCCCCAAAAGCACAGAGAATAAATCCCTACAATATCAGAACGAGGTGGCTGAGAACACGTCCTTTGAGATGTTTTTAGATGCAAATAAGCTGGCCACCCACATAACAGAGCAGGCAGCCCAGGGTGGCGATAACTcggagctgcagctggcagcGGTGGTGGCGAGCGAAACGCTGGCGGCGCAAGATATCCTGGCCCAGACCATGGCAGCCAAACAGAAACGGGGAaagcctcagcagagctgtgccctgaAGGAGCACTGCATGTCCAACATAGCCAGTGACAAGGGCACTTACCAGCTGGAGAGCTCAGGGGAGGAGCTGGACCAGAAGTTCTCCAAAGCCAAGCCAGTGTGCAACACCTGTGGGAAGGTGTTCTCCGAAGCCAGCAGCCTCCGTCGGCACATGAGGATACACAAAGGGGTGAAGCCCTACGTGTGCCAGCTCTGTGGGAAGGCCTTCACCCAGTGCAATCAGTTGAAAACACATGTAAGAACTCACACAG GGGAGAAGCCATACAAGTGTGAACTGTGTGACAAAGGCTTTGCCCAGAAGTGCCAGCTGGTGTTCCACAGCAGGATGCACcatggagaggagaagccttaCAAATGTGATGTCTGCAACCTGCAGTTTGCAACCTCGAGCAACCTGAAGATCCACGCCAG GAAGCACAGCGGGGAGAAGCCGTACGTGTGTGACCGCTGCGGGCAGCGCTTTGCCCAGGCCAGCACGCTGACGTACCACGTGCGGCGGCACACCGGGGAGAAGCCCTACGTCTGTGACAGCTGCGGAAAAGCCTTCGCCGTGTCCAGCTCGCTCATCACCCACTCCCGCAAACACACAG GAGAGAAGCCATATATCTGTGGCATTTGTGAGAAGAGTTTTATTTCCTCTGGAGAGCTCAATAAACATTTTCGGTCTCATACAG gtgaaaGACCATTTATCTGTGAAATGTGTGGAAATTCCTACACAGATATTAAAAATCTTaagaagcacaaaacaaaagTTCACACAG GACCTGAAACTTCCCCTGATTCCACTGCACTTGATAATTCTTTCAATGAACAAGAATCCATTCAGAGTCAGAAAAGTCCTTTATCAGAGTCCATAGATGTGAAACCCTCTGAGATGTCTTTAGCACTTCCTCTCCCCATTGGGACTGAAGATCATCAGATGCTGCTCCCTGTGACAGGGAGCCAGTCCCCTTCATCAGAAACATTACTGAGATCTGCTGTGACTGGATATTCAGAACCTCAGTTTATCTTCCTGCAGCAGTTGTACTGA